One genomic window of Streptomonospora nanhaiensis includes the following:
- a CDS encoding PP2C family protein-serine/threonine phosphatase, whose translation MLAGELFGSITRAVSEPMLLVGLSGEVLGHNAAMRRLFPAVVTGANLYRLTSDSPERVGDTLWRWARSGEPMAGALALIGAEGRPRRCHGFGSRAAWADVGEPVVQVRLISTFDRERLRRMAVSNDRERHLRAQLEREHEIALGLQRSLLPERVDAAELDVAAQYAPTAYGVEVGGDWYDVFPIPGSDHIALVIGDVAGHGLSEATVMSQLRSVLRAAALDDGRRPDRVAARLDAYVDTYLPASMATMCYAVYDPAARELSYANAGHVPPMLRRAGGACERLEEVVDPPLGCSLGGAHRTARVGVDPGDLLVCYTDGVVEQRRESLDVGLARLAALLTGFADPTPKDVCTTVMAWSTPTDHADDRAVLVAGF comes from the coding sequence GTGCTAGCCGGTGAGCTGTTCGGTTCGATCACCCGCGCGGTCAGCGAACCGATGCTGCTGGTCGGGCTCTCGGGAGAGGTCCTGGGCCACAACGCCGCCATGCGCCGGCTGTTCCCCGCCGTGGTCACCGGCGCCAACCTCTACCGCCTCACCTCCGACAGCCCCGAGCGGGTCGGCGACACCCTGTGGCGGTGGGCCCGCTCGGGCGAGCCCATGGCCGGCGCCCTCGCGCTGATCGGCGCCGAGGGCCGCCCGCGCCGCTGCCACGGGTTCGGCAGCCGCGCCGCCTGGGCCGACGTGGGCGAGCCCGTCGTGCAGGTCCGGCTAATCTCCACCTTCGACCGCGAGCGGCTGCGCCGCATGGCGGTGTCCAACGACCGCGAGCGCCACCTGCGCGCCCAACTGGAGCGCGAGCACGAGATCGCGCTCGGCCTCCAGCGCAGCCTGCTGCCCGAGCGGGTCGACGCCGCCGAACTCGACGTCGCCGCCCAGTACGCGCCCACCGCCTACGGCGTGGAGGTCGGCGGCGACTGGTACGACGTCTTCCCCATTCCCGGCAGCGACCACATCGCCCTGGTCATCGGCGACGTTGCCGGGCACGGGCTGTCGGAGGCGACGGTCATGTCGCAGCTGCGCAGCGTGCTGCGCGCGGCGGCGCTGGACGATGGCCGCCGCCCCGACCGGGTGGCCGCGCGGCTCGACGCCTACGTCGACACCTACCTCCCGGCGAGCATGGCGACCATGTGCTACGCCGTCTACGACCCCGCCGCGCGCGAACTCTCCTACGCCAACGCCGGCCACGTGCCGCCGATGCTGCGGCGCGCCGGCGGCGCCTGCGAGCGGCTGGAGGAGGTGGTCGACCCGCCGCTGGGCTGCTCCCTGGGCGGGGCCCACCGCACCGCCCGGGTCGGTGTGGACCCCGGCGACCTGCTCGTCTGCTACACCGACGGCGTGGTGGAGCAGCGCCGGGAGTCGCTGGACGTCGGCCTGGCGCGGCTGGCGGCCCTGCTCACCGGGTTCGCCGACCCCACACCCAAGGACGTGTGCACCACGGTGATGGCGTGGTCCACGCCCACCGACCACGCCGACGACCGCGCGGTGCTGGTGGCCGGGTTCTGA
- the galE gene encoding UDP-glucose 4-epimerase GalE — MNVLLTGGAGYIGSHIAVELVSAGHDVVLLDAFTNSRPEAVTRVERITGRAVPVVAGDCADRERLDAVFSEHAFDAVVHCAGLKAVGESTEKPLLYYRNNLDSLLALCEAMEAHGVRRMVFSSSATVYGDPARVPITEDMPLSAANPYGATKLFAERILADLAAARPDWHTVALRYFNPIGAHPTGLIGEDPQGTPNNLFPYIAQVAAGRRDRLRVFGADYPTPDGTGVRDYLHVVDLAQGHVAALEHLGDMPGFRAYNLGSGEGVSVLQAIAAFEAATGRPVPFEVVDRRPGDIAECYADASAARRDLGWSAKRTVAEACADSWRWQSANPRGFAGDS; from the coding sequence ATGAACGTGCTGCTCACCGGTGGCGCCGGCTACATCGGCTCGCACATCGCCGTTGAGCTGGTCAGCGCCGGCCACGACGTCGTCCTGCTCGACGCGTTCACCAACAGCCGCCCCGAGGCCGTGACGCGCGTCGAGCGCATCACCGGCCGGGCCGTCCCGGTGGTGGCCGGCGACTGCGCCGACCGCGAGCGCCTCGACGCGGTGTTCTCCGAGCACGCCTTCGACGCGGTGGTCCACTGCGCGGGCCTGAAGGCCGTGGGGGAGTCCACCGAGAAGCCGCTGCTGTACTACCGCAACAACCTCGACTCCCTGCTCGCCCTGTGCGAGGCCATGGAGGCCCACGGGGTGCGGCGCATGGTGTTCAGCTCCTCGGCGACCGTCTACGGCGACCCCGCCCGGGTGCCCATCACCGAGGACATGCCGCTGTCGGCGGCCAACCCCTACGGCGCGACCAAGCTGTTCGCCGAGCGGATCCTGGCCGACCTCGCCGCCGCGCGCCCGGACTGGCACACCGTCGCCCTGCGCTACTTCAACCCGATCGGCGCCCACCCCACCGGCCTCATCGGCGAGGACCCCCAGGGCACGCCCAACAACCTCTTCCCCTACATCGCCCAGGTGGCCGCCGGCCGGCGCGACCGGCTGCGCGTGTTCGGCGCCGACTACCCCACGCCCGACGGCACCGGCGTGCGCGACTACCTGCACGTGGTCGACCTCGCCCAGGGCCACGTCGCGGCGCTGGAGCACCTGGGCGACATGCCGGGGTTCAGGGCCTACAACCTCGGCTCCGGCGAGGGCGTCTCGGTGCTCCAGGCGATCGCGGCGTTCGAGGCCGCCACGGGCCGGCCGGTGCCCTTCGAGGTGGTCGACCGCCGCCCCGGCGACATCGCCGAGTGCTACGCCGACGCCTCGGCCGCGCGGCGCGACCTCGGCTGGAGCGCCAAGCGCACCGTGGCCGAGGCGTGCGCCGACTCCTGGCGCTGGCAGTCCGCCAACCCGCGGGGGTTCGCCGGGGACTCCTGA
- a CDS encoding VOC family protein, translating into MKTGHVALNVTDLARSTAFYREVFGLEVLAERTEGDQRFALLGDDGALTLALWQQSAGAFPTGRPGLHHLSFEVPDIAAVREAEAVLRRLGVTFAYDGIVPHGEGASSGGVFFTDPDGVRLEIYAPSGADTAPAPTPGSPTCGFF; encoded by the coding sequence ATGAAAACCGGACACGTCGCCCTGAACGTCACCGACCTCGCGCGCTCCACCGCCTTCTACCGGGAGGTGTTCGGCCTGGAGGTCCTGGCGGAGCGCACCGAGGGCGACCAGCGGTTCGCCCTGCTCGGCGACGACGGCGCGCTGACGCTCGCCCTGTGGCAGCAGAGCGCCGGCGCCTTCCCCACCGGCCGGCCCGGCCTGCACCACCTGTCCTTCGAGGTGCCCGACATCGCCGCCGTGCGCGAGGCCGAGGCCGTGCTGCGCAGACTGGGCGTCACCTTCGCCTACGACGGGATCGTGCCCCACGGCGAGGGCGCGTCCTCCGGAGGCGTGTTCTTCACCGACCCCGACGGCGTCCGGCTGGAGATCTACGCGCCCTCGGGTGCCGACACCGCGCCCGCCCCCACCCCCGGCTCACCCACCTGCGGGTTCTTCTAG
- a CDS encoding pyridoxamine 5'-phosphate oxidase family protein, producing MRHEGERIAQRRAKFPDRPWGSAKVGAALPRVAADFLCRQRLAVIGAPDARGAVWAGPLAGEPGFVTAPDDRTVVARREPVPGDPLALLFAEEHPIGVLAIEPASRRRMRVNGLARQEGDRLVIRTEQVYANCPKYIQARGAEAAPKAAAPRPAAESTALSPAQRAWIAGADTFFVATHAAGLGADASHRGGRPGFVAVADERRLSWPDYAGNSMYMTLGNLELDPRAGLLFLDWERGATLQVTGRASVDWNPERAAAEPGAQRVVDFEVEHVVQIDGAVPLRWGPPEYSTFNPDPYRGRHREQEVSA from the coding sequence GTGCGCCACGAAGGCGAACGGATCGCGCAGCGGCGGGCGAAATTCCCCGACCGGCCGTGGGGCTCGGCCAAGGTCGGTGCGGCACTGCCGCGCGTCGCCGCCGACTTCCTGTGCAGGCAGCGCCTGGCGGTGATCGGCGCCCCCGACGCCCGCGGCGCCGTGTGGGCCGGCCCGCTGGCCGGCGAACCCGGGTTCGTGACGGCGCCCGACGACCGCACCGTGGTGGCGCGGCGCGAGCCCGTGCCCGGCGACCCGCTGGCCTTGCTGTTCGCCGAGGAGCACCCGATCGGCGTGCTGGCGATCGAACCGGCGAGCCGCCGCCGGATGCGCGTCAACGGCCTGGCCCGGCAGGAGGGCGACCGGCTGGTGATCCGCACCGAGCAGGTGTACGCGAACTGCCCCAAGTACATCCAGGCGCGCGGCGCCGAGGCCGCCCCAAAGGCCGCGGCGCCCCGCCCCGCCGCGGAGTCCACCGCGCTGTCGCCCGCCCAGCGGGCGTGGATCGCGGGGGCCGACACGTTCTTCGTCGCCACCCACGCCGCCGGCCTCGGTGCCGACGCCTCGCACCGCGGCGGCCGCCCGGGCTTCGTCGCGGTCGCCGACGAGCGCCGGCTGTCCTGGCCCGACTACGCCGGCAACTCCATGTACATGACCCTGGGCAACCTCGAACTCGACCCGCGCGCCGGACTGCTGTTCCTGGACTGGGAGCGGGGCGCCACACTCCAGGTGACCGGCCGGGCGTCGGTCGACTGGAACCCGGAGCGGGCCGCCGCCGAGCCCGGCGCGCAGCGCGTGGTGGACTTCGAGGTGGAGCACGTGGTGCAGATCGACGGCGCCGTGCCGCTGCGCTGGGGACCGCCCGAGTACTCCACGTTCAACCCCGACCCGTACCGGGGTCGGCACCGCGAGCAGGAGGTATCCGCATGA
- the guaA gene encoding glutamine-hydrolyzing GMP synthase, giving the protein MSPADAGEHAFDTVLVVDYGAQYAQLIARRVRECHVYSEIVPCTMPVEEMLAKRPKAIILSGGPSSVYADGAPQAPRSLFETGVPTFGICYGYQAMVQALGGTVAKTGRSEFGRTEFQAGTESVLFNGLPAVQTVWMSHGDSVAEAPAGFRTVGSTPSTPVAAMEDPERGLYGVQFHPEVLHSEHGQEVLRRFLYEGAGCRPTWTMVNIVDEQLERIRAQVGDKRAICALSGGVDSAVAGALMQRAIGDRLTCVFVDHGLLRKGEAEQVEKDFVAATGAKLKVVDAQERFLGALAGVTDPEEKRKIIGREFIRVFEQAAREVVAEAGEADTAVEFLVQGTLYPDVVESGGGTGAANIKSHHNVGGLPDDLQFALVEPLRELFKDEVRRVGEELGLPPELVWRQPFPGPGLGIRIIGEVTRERLDILREADAIAREELSRAGLDRDIWQCPVVLLADVRSVGVQGDGRTYGHPVVLRPVSSEDAMTADWSRLPYDVLATISNRITNEVREINRVTLDITSKPPGTIEWE; this is encoded by the coding sequence GTGTCCCCTGCCGACGCCGGCGAGCACGCATTCGACACCGTCCTCGTCGTGGACTACGGCGCGCAGTACGCCCAGCTCATCGCACGGCGGGTGCGCGAATGCCACGTCTACAGTGAGATCGTCCCCTGCACCATGCCGGTCGAGGAGATGCTGGCCAAGCGGCCCAAGGCCATCATCCTCTCCGGCGGGCCGTCCTCGGTCTACGCCGACGGCGCGCCGCAGGCTCCGCGCAGCCTGTTCGAGACCGGCGTGCCCACCTTCGGCATCTGCTACGGCTACCAGGCCATGGTGCAGGCGCTGGGCGGCACCGTCGCCAAGACCGGCCGCAGCGAGTTCGGGCGCACCGAGTTCCAGGCCGGCACCGAGTCCGTGCTGTTCAACGGCCTGCCCGCCGTGCAGACCGTGTGGATGTCCCACGGCGACTCCGTGGCCGAGGCCCCGGCCGGCTTCCGCACGGTCGGCAGCACGCCCAGCACGCCCGTCGCCGCCATGGAGGACCCCGAGCGCGGGCTCTACGGCGTGCAGTTCCACCCCGAGGTCCTGCACTCCGAGCACGGCCAGGAGGTCCTGCGGCGCTTCCTCTACGAGGGCGCGGGCTGCCGGCCCACCTGGACCATGGTCAACATCGTCGACGAGCAGCTGGAGCGCATCCGCGCCCAGGTGGGCGACAAGCGCGCCATCTGCGCGCTCAGCGGCGGCGTCGACTCCGCCGTGGCCGGCGCCCTGATGCAGCGCGCCATCGGCGACCGGCTCACCTGCGTGTTCGTCGACCACGGGCTGCTGCGCAAGGGCGAGGCCGAGCAGGTCGAGAAGGACTTCGTGGCCGCCACGGGCGCCAAGCTCAAGGTGGTCGACGCCCAGGAGCGGTTCCTGGGCGCGCTGGCCGGGGTCACCGACCCCGAGGAGAAGCGCAAGATCATCGGCCGGGAGTTCATCCGCGTCTTCGAGCAGGCCGCGCGCGAGGTCGTGGCCGAGGCCGGCGAGGCCGACACCGCGGTCGAGTTCCTGGTGCAGGGCACCCTCTACCCCGACGTGGTGGAGTCGGGCGGGGGCACCGGCGCCGCCAACATCAAGTCCCACCACAACGTCGGCGGGCTGCCCGACGACCTTCAGTTCGCGCTGGTGGAGCCGCTGCGGGAGCTGTTCAAGGACGAGGTCCGCCGCGTCGGCGAGGAACTGGGACTGCCGCCCGAGCTGGTGTGGCGCCAGCCGTTCCCCGGGCCGGGCCTGGGCATCCGCATCATCGGCGAGGTCACCCGCGAGCGCCTGGACATCCTGCGCGAGGCCGACGCCATCGCCCGCGAGGAGCTGAGCCGGGCCGGCCTGGACCGCGACATCTGGCAGTGCCCGGTCGTGCTGCTGGCCGACGTGCGGTCGGTGGGCGTGCAGGGCGACGGCCGCACCTACGGGCACCCGGTGGTGCTGCGCCCGGTGAGCAGCGAGGACGCCATGACCGCCGACTGGTCGCGGCTGCCCTACGACGTGCTGGCCACCATCTCCAACCGGATCACCAACGAGGTCCGCGAGATCAACCGCGTCACCCTCGACATCACGAGCAAGCCCCCGGGCACCATCGAGTGGGAGTAG
- a CDS encoding NAD-dependent epimerase/dehydratase family protein, with the protein MRVLVLGGTGFTGRQITRRLLDRGDRVLVVHRGRTAAPPEGAEELRTDRRALAEHADRVRAFDPEAIVDAYALTGDDVDAVLPVLPPVPAVVLSSADVYLAFTGLRTGRELAPLPIDEDSPLRTDRRPYRGAGLPGVPEDYEKLDVEERWLARGAVVLRAPVVYGPHDAQRREDVVLRRVRAKRARIPVGAANLLWSRLHVDDLAAAVLAALDTRAADGQALNVAEARTCSVGGWLRQILDAAESPAELVRVPDSALPPDLAATGASAQHLLVSSARAQDLLGWRPGDPATRVAESVRWHLAHPSPEPWTEADTAADDAALAAADG; encoded by the coding sequence ATGCGCGTACTTGTTCTCGGTGGGACCGGATTCACCGGTCGACAGATCACCCGACGACTGCTGGACCGCGGCGACCGCGTGCTCGTGGTGCACCGGGGCCGCACCGCGGCGCCGCCCGAGGGCGCCGAGGAGCTGCGGACCGACCGCCGCGCCCTAGCCGAGCACGCCGACCGCGTCCGGGCCTTCGACCCCGAGGCCATCGTCGACGCCTACGCGCTGACCGGCGACGACGTGGACGCGGTGCTCCCCGTCCTGCCCCCCGTGCCCGCCGTGGTCCTCTCCAGCGCCGACGTCTACCTCGCCTTCACCGGCCTGCGGACCGGCCGCGAACTGGCGCCGCTGCCGATCGACGAGGACTCCCCCCTGCGCACCGACCGCCGCCCCTACCGCGGCGCGGGGCTGCCCGGGGTGCCCGAGGACTACGAGAAGCTCGACGTCGAGGAGCGCTGGCTGGCGCGCGGCGCGGTGGTGCTGCGCGCCCCTGTCGTCTACGGCCCGCACGACGCCCAGCGCCGCGAGGACGTCGTGCTGCGGCGGGTGCGCGCCAAGCGCGCCCGCATCCCGGTGGGGGCGGCCAACCTGCTGTGGTCGCGCCTGCACGTCGACGACCTGGCCGCGGCGGTCCTCGCCGCGCTGGACACCCGTGCCGCCGACGGCCAGGCGCTGAACGTGGCCGAGGCGCGCACCTGCTCGGTGGGCGGCTGGCTGCGCCAGATCCTCGACGCGGCGGAGTCCCCCGCCGAACTCGTGCGGGTGCCCGACTCCGCGCTGCCGCCCGACCTCGCGGCCACGGGCGCCTCGGCCCAGCACCTCCTGGTGTCCTCGGCGCGCGCCCAGGACCTGCTGGGCTGGCGGCCGGGCGACCCCGCCACCCGGGTCGCGGAGTCGGTGCGCTGGCACCTGGCGCACCCCTCGCCCGAGCCGTGGACCGAGGCGGACACGGCCGCCGACGACGCCGCGCTGGCCGCGGCCGACGGCTGA
- a CDS encoding succinic semialdehyde dehydrogenase, translating into MQRKSGLRGLSGFTTRAAVEAALPRLTGRVAADPARTTTTTAPFTGEPVAALPQSTAADVAGAFERARAAQRRWAALTPRERAEPFVRFHDLVLSRQREILDIIQWETGKARRHAFEEVYDAAGGTLHYARRAPRLLRRERTPGAVPGATRTYFHRRPKGVVSVISPWNYPLALPVSDAVPALLAGNAVVAKPDTQTALSALWAIDVAVEAGLPEDLWIPVLGEPAEIGDALIDNADYVAFTGSSPVGAAIAQRAAARLIGCSAELGGKNPAIVCEDADLDWTVEGVQRACFSNAGQLCISMERVYVHESRYAEFTERFADAVRGMELNADFDYSADMGSLTLRRQFERVDAHVRDARDKGAEVLAGGRPRTEIGPLFYEPTVLAGVAPTMAACGEETFGPVVAVYPFGDEDEAVHAANATDYGLNASVWTRDTARGRRLAERIDAGTVNVNEGYGAAWASYGAPMGGMKRSGLGRRHGVEGLLRYTESQTIASQRFVSLGGTPGMNAETLSSVMTASARLMKRFRIR; encoded by the coding sequence ATGCAACGTAAGAGCGGCTTGCGCGGGTTGAGCGGGTTTACCACGCGTGCGGCGGTCGAGGCCGCCCTTCCCCGCCTGACCGGGCGTGTCGCCGCGGATCCGGCCCGCACCACGACCACCACCGCCCCCTTCACCGGCGAACCCGTCGCCGCGCTCCCGCAGTCCACCGCGGCCGACGTGGCCGGCGCCTTCGAGCGCGCCCGCGCCGCACAGCGCCGGTGGGCCGCGCTGACCCCCCGCGAGCGCGCCGAGCCGTTCGTGCGCTTCCACGACCTGGTGCTCTCCCGCCAGCGCGAGATCCTCGACATCATCCAGTGGGAGACCGGCAAGGCCCGCCGGCACGCCTTCGAGGAGGTCTACGACGCCGCCGGCGGCACCCTGCACTACGCCCGGCGCGCGCCCCGCCTGCTGCGCCGCGAGCGCACCCCCGGCGCGGTGCCCGGCGCCACCCGCACCTACTTCCACCGGCGCCCCAAGGGCGTGGTCAGCGTCATCAGCCCGTGGAACTACCCGCTCGCGCTGCCCGTCAGCGACGCCGTGCCCGCGCTGCTGGCCGGCAACGCCGTGGTCGCCAAGCCCGACACCCAGACCGCGCTCAGCGCGCTGTGGGCCATCGACGTCGCCGTCGAGGCCGGCCTGCCCGAGGACCTGTGGATCCCGGTGCTGGGCGAGCCCGCCGAGATCGGCGACGCGCTGATCGACAACGCCGACTACGTCGCCTTCACCGGGTCCTCGCCCGTGGGCGCCGCCATCGCCCAGCGCGCCGCCGCCCGCCTCATCGGCTGCTCGGCCGAGCTGGGCGGCAAGAACCCCGCCATCGTGTGCGAGGACGCCGACCTCGACTGGACCGTCGAGGGCGTGCAGCGGGCCTGCTTCAGCAACGCCGGGCAGCTGTGCATCTCGATGGAGCGGGTCTATGTCCACGAGTCGCGCTACGCGGAGTTCACCGAGCGCTTCGCCGACGCGGTGCGCGGCATGGAGCTGAACGCCGACTTCGACTACTCCGCCGACATGGGCTCCCTCACCCTGCGCCGGCAGTTCGAGCGGGTCGACGCCCACGTGCGCGACGCCCGGGACAAGGGCGCCGAGGTGCTGGCCGGCGGCCGGCCCCGCACCGAGATCGGCCCGCTGTTCTACGAGCCCACCGTGCTGGCGGGGGTGGCGCCCACCATGGCCGCCTGCGGCGAGGAGACCTTCGGCCCGGTGGTGGCGGTCTACCCCTTCGGCGACGAGGACGAGGCCGTGCACGCCGCCAACGCCACCGACTACGGCCTCAACGCCAGCGTGTGGACCCGCGACACCGCGCGCGGGCGCCGCCTGGCCGAGCGCATCGACGCCGGAACGGTCAACGTCAACGAGGGCTACGGCGCGGCGTGGGCCAGCTACGGCGCCCCCATGGGCGGCATGAAGCGCTCCGGACTGGGCCGCCGCCACGGCGTGGAGGGCCTGCTGCGCTACACCGAGTCCCAGACCATCGCCAGCCAGCGCTTCGTCTCGCTGGGCGGCACCCCCGGCATGAACGCCGAGACCCTGTCGTCGGTCATGACGGCCAGTGCCCGGCTGATGAAGCGGTTCCGCATCCGCTGA
- a CDS encoding nuclear transport factor 2 family protein translates to MTRPPLPPFTRETALRKVQAAEDAWNTRDPHRVALAYTPDSRWRNRDEFLTGRDEIVAFLRRKWERELDYALRKELWAFTDDRIAVRFQYEWHDAAGQWWRSYGNEQWEFAPDGLMRRREAGINDVAIAEADRRIRGPRDPEAPHEPLPPA, encoded by the coding sequence ATGACCCGCCCGCCCCTACCCCCGTTCACCCGCGAGACCGCGCTGCGCAAGGTCCAGGCGGCCGAGGACGCCTGGAACACCCGCGACCCGCACCGCGTGGCCCTCGCCTACACCCCCGACTCGCGGTGGCGCAACCGCGACGAGTTCCTGACCGGCCGCGACGAGATCGTGGCGTTCCTGCGGCGCAAGTGGGAGCGGGAGCTGGACTACGCGCTGCGCAAGGAGCTGTGGGCGTTCACCGACGACCGCATCGCCGTACGGTTCCAGTACGAGTGGCACGACGCCGCCGGCCAGTGGTGGCGCAGCTACGGCAACGAGCAGTGGGAGTTCGCGCCCGACGGGCTGATGCGCCGCCGGGAGGCCGGCATCAACGACGTCGCGATCGCGGAGGCCGACCGCCGCATCCGGGGGCCGCGCGACCCCGAGGCGCCGCACGAACCGCTGCCGCCGGCCTGA
- a CDS encoding methanogen output domain 1-containing protein — protein MRVAKAAVPLTSDVFLRRFVTELTASLEEVIGREEATGYIGLAGQRLGDALGDLYTRELDLARFDREQIAEVLVDLYRRIQGEVYIISADDDRIVLGNRSCPFGGQVRGNEAMCMLTSSVFGTMTARHLGYAKVDLSETIAARSPRCRIVIHLRPGPAADGAPGNEYYDRLDPPPPAADTADAPALGPHRPC, from the coding sequence ATGCGAGTAGCCAAAGCCGCAGTTCCGCTGACCAGCGACGTGTTCCTGCGCCGCTTCGTCACCGAGTTGACCGCCTCGCTGGAGGAGGTCATCGGCCGAGAGGAGGCCACCGGCTACATCGGGCTCGCCGGGCAGCGCCTCGGCGACGCCCTGGGCGACCTCTACACCCGCGAGCTCGACCTCGCGCGGTTCGACCGCGAGCAGATCGCCGAGGTCCTCGTCGACCTCTACCGCCGCATCCAGGGCGAGGTCTACATCATCTCCGCCGACGACGACCGCATCGTCCTGGGCAACCGCTCCTGCCCCTTTGGCGGCCAGGTCCGCGGCAACGAGGCGATGTGCATGCTCACCTCCAGCGTCTTCGGCACCATGACGGCCCGCCACCTGGGCTACGCCAAGGTCGACCTGTCCGAGACCATCGCCGCGCGCAGCCCGCGCTGCCGCATCGTCATCCACCTGCGCCCCGGCCCGGCCGCCGACGGCGCGCCCGGCAACGAGTACTACGACCGCCTCGACCCGCCGCCCCCGGCCGCCGACACCGCCGACGCGCCCGCCCTCGGCCCGCACCGGCCGTGCTAG
- a CDS encoding CGNR zinc finger domain-containing protein encodes MPDTIADLLPEEPLPVRLMNTVWADRRGRHDDLADTGGLRAWLERTGLAAAPSVTAEDLAAFRRLRAAARRVAADLTADDRPPAGDPPDDLGTALADLNADMAACAPRLVATGDGLALQWHPGPRDADRARGELALAAARLFSGEDAALLRACHGPGCVLYFRKDHPRRGWCSAGCGNRARVARHYSRHRPPRQD; translated from the coding sequence GTGCCCGACACGATCGCCGACCTGCTGCCGGAGGAGCCGCTGCCCGTCCGGCTGATGAACACCGTCTGGGCCGACCGCCGCGGCCGCCACGACGACCTCGCCGACACCGGCGGCCTGCGGGCGTGGCTGGAGCGCACCGGGCTCGCCGCGGCCCCCTCGGTGACCGCCGAGGACCTGGCCGCGTTCCGCCGGCTGCGCGCCGCCGCCCGCCGCGTCGCCGCCGACCTCACGGCCGACGACCGCCCGCCGGCCGGGGACCCGCCCGACGACCTCGGCACCGCGCTGGCCGACCTCAACGCCGACATGGCCGCATGCGCGCCCCGCCTGGTCGCCACCGGCGACGGCCTGGCCCTCCAGTGGCACCCCGGCCCCCGCGACGCCGACCGGGCCCGCGGCGAACTCGCCCTCGCCGCGGCGCGGCTGTTCAGCGGCGAGGACGCCGCCCTGCTGCGCGCCTGCCACGGGCCCGGCTGCGTGCTGTACTTCCGCAAGGACCACCCCCGCCGCGGGTGGTGCTCGGCCGGATGCGGCAACCGGGCGCGGGTGGCGCGCCACTACAGCCGCCACCGGCCGCCCCGGCAGGACTGA
- a CDS encoding FAD-dependent oxidoreductase: MSHTENTTVAIAGGGPAGIMLGLLLARAGVDATVLEKHADFLRDFRGDTVHPSTLQVLDELGLAEDLERRPHRKVTTITAARGGRAIIDADLDELPGRYRHIAMMPQWDFLDMLADHARTYPGFRLLMNTEATGLIEQDGAVRGLRYRRRDPEGGEPGPELPLRAVLTVAADGRDSRVRDAAGMVPAELGAPMDVLWLRVRRAPAGESGLNGSLGEGRMAVAIDRGDYWQVAYLIPKGGYDQVRAGAIRDFQDSLLELLPFLGEDAVREVDDWSQVAFLNVSSGRLRRWYRPGMLAIGDAAHTMTPVGGVGINLAVQDAVATANLLARPLLEAQSDPDRYAKTLNPELLAQVQRRRWMPTVGTQAIQQLLQRQVIGRVLSGSERLPLPLRLAAGTHAWSQLVARVMATGLRPEHVRPPAVAGSGPA, from the coding sequence ATGTCGCACACCGAGAACACCACTGTCGCGATCGCGGGCGGAGGACCGGCCGGGATCATGCTGGGGCTGCTGCTGGCCCGCGCGGGCGTGGACGCCACCGTGCTGGAGAAGCACGCCGACTTCCTGCGCGACTTCCGCGGCGACACCGTGCATCCCTCGACCCTGCAGGTCCTGGACGAACTGGGGCTGGCCGAGGACCTGGAGCGCCGCCCGCACCGCAAGGTCACCACCATCACGGCGGCGCGCGGCGGGCGCGCGATCATCGACGCCGACCTCGACGAACTGCCGGGCCGCTACCGGCACATCGCGATGATGCCCCAGTGGGACTTCCTCGACATGCTCGCCGACCACGCGCGGACCTACCCCGGCTTCCGGCTGCTGATGAACACCGAGGCCACCGGGCTGATCGAGCAGGACGGCGCGGTGCGCGGACTGCGCTACCGGCGGCGCGACCCCGAGGGCGGCGAGCCCGGCCCCGAGCTGCCGCTGCGGGCGGTGCTGACGGTGGCCGCCGACGGCCGCGACTCCCGCGTGCGCGACGCCGCCGGGATGGTGCCCGCCGAACTGGGCGCCCCCATGGACGTGCTGTGGCTGCGTGTGCGGCGCGCCCCGGCCGGGGAGTCCGGCCTCAACGGCAGCCTGGGCGAGGGCCGGATGGCGGTGGCCATCGACCGCGGCGACTACTGGCAGGTGGCCTACCTCATCCCCAAGGGCGGCTACGACCAGGTGCGGGCCGGGGCCATCCGCGACTTCCAGGACAGCCTGCTGGAGCTGCTGCCGTTCCTGGGCGAGGACGCCGTCCGCGAGGTGGACGACTGGTCCCAGGTGGCGTTCCTCAACGTCAGCTCCGGCCGGCTGCGCCGCTGGTACCGGCCGGGCATGCTGGCCATCGGCGACGCCGCCCACACCATGACCCCCGTCGGGGGCGTGGGGATCAACCTGGCGGTGCAGGACGCGGTGGCGACGGCCAACCTGCTGGCGCGGCCGCTGCTGGAGGCCCAGAGCGACCCCGACCGCTACGCCAAGACGCTCAACCCCGAACTGCTGGCCCAGGTGCAGCGCCGCCGCTGGATGCCCACGGTCGGCACCCAGGCGATCCAGCAGCTGCTCCAGCGCCAGGTCATCGGGCGGGTGCTCAGCGGGAGCGAGCGGCTGCCGCTGCCGCTGCGGCTGGCGGCGGGCACCCACGCGTGGTCCCAGCTGGTGGCGCGGGTGATGGCCACCGGACTGCGGCCCGAGCACGTGCGGCCCCCCGCCGTCGCCGGTAGCGGACCCGCCTGA